One genomic region from Cucumis melo cultivar AY chromosome 9, USDA_Cmelo_AY_1.0, whole genome shotgun sequence encodes:
- the LOC103501635 gene encoding UDP-glucuronic acid decarboxylase 6, which produces MAKEGSNGNSHISSKPPPTPSPLRSAKFFQANMRILVTGGAGFIGSHLVDKLMENEKNEVIVADNYFTGSKDNLKKWIGHPRFELIRHDVTEPLLIEVDQIYHLACPASPIFYKYNPVKTIKTNVIGTLNMLGLAKRVGARILLTSTSEVYGDPLIHPQDESYWGNVNPIGVRSCYDEGKRVAETLMFDYHRQHGIEIRIARIFNTYGPRMNIDDGRVVSNFIAQAIRSEPLTVQAPGTQTRSFCYVSDMVDGLIRLMEGDNTGPINIGNPGEFTMLELAETVKELINPAVEIVMVENTPDDPRQRKPDITKAKELLQWEPKIKLRDGLPLMEDDFRTRLEVPRKN; this is translated from the exons ATGGCTAAAGAGGGTTCCAATGGAAATTCTCATATTTCCTCAAAGCCACCACCGACTCCATCTCCTTTGAGAAGTGCCAAATTTTTTCAG GCAAATATGAGAATTTTGGTGACTGGAGGAGCTGGGTTCATTGGCTCACACCTGGTCGACAAATTGATGGAAAATGAGAAGAATGAG GTTATTGTTGCTGATAACTACTTCACCGGATCGAAGGATAACTTGAAAAAGTGGATTGGCCACCCGAGATTTGAGCTTATTCGACATG ATGTCACTGAGCCGTTGTTGATTGAAGTTGACCAAATATACCATCTTGCTTGCCCGGCATCTCCAATTTTCTACAAGTACAACCCTGTCAAG ACTATTAAGACGAATGTAATCGGCACACTGAACATGCTGGGACTTGCCAAGCGGGTTGGAGCAAG GATTTTGCTTACCTCCACATCCGAGGTATACGGAGATCCTCTCATTCACCCTCAAGACGAAAGCTACTGGGGAAATGTCAACCCTATTG GTGTGAGAAGTTGCTATGATGAGGGCAAGCGAGTGGCCGAAACTCTGATGTTTGACTACCACAGGCAACATGGGATCG AGATAAGGATTGCAAGGATTTTTAACACCTATGGACCCCGAATGAATATAGATGACGGCCGTGTCGTCAGCAACTTCATTGCTCAAGCAATCCG TAGCGAGCCTTTGACAGTTCAAGCACCCGGAACACAGACTAGAAGTTTCTGTTATGTCTCTGACATG GTTGACGGCCTCATTCGACTAATGGAGGGTGATAACACTGGACCGATCAACATTGGAAACCCAG GTGAATTTACAATGCTCGAACTGGCCGAGACTGTAAAAGAG CTCATCAATCCTGCTGTGGAGATCGTGATGGTGGAGAACACACCCGACGATCCTCGCCAAAGGAAGCCCGACATCACAAAAGCAAAGGAGTTGCTCCAATGGGAGCCGAAGATCAAGTTGAGGGATGGACTTCCTCTCATGGAGGATGATTTCCGAACCAGACTCGAAGTCCCGAGGAAAAACTAA
- the LOC103501636 gene encoding methionine--tRNA ligase, chloroplastic/mitochondrial — protein MAARINTSIQTSLSLLNPFHNSLNLKPTHFRTRLHFYQNLLSFASYSSSKRAIFCTTTSNFNSHDTGAATDPFVITTPLYYVNAAPHMGSAYTTIAADAIARFQRLLGKKVILITGTDEHGEKIATAAATQGSTPSEHCDIISEAYKTLWKDLDVAYDKFIRTTDPKHEAIVKEFYSKVLANGDIYRADYEGLYCVNCEEYKDEKELLADNCCPIHLKPCASRKEDNYFFALSKYQRLLEETLTQNPGFVQPAFRLNEVQSWIRSGLKDFSISRASVEWGIPVPNDKKQTIYVWFDALLGYISALSENGEQPNLHKVVASGWPASLHLIGKDILRFHAVYWPAMLMSAGLKLPKMVFGHGFLTKDGMKMGKSLGNTLEPNELVEKFGSDAVRYFFLREVEFGSDGDYAEDRFINIVNAHLANTIGNLLNRTLGLLKKNCQSTLLVDSTAAADGNAFKDKVEELVVKARNHYEELALSSACEAVLEIGNAGNSYMDERAPWSLFKQGGASSNAAAKDLVLILEAMRIIAIALSPVTPRLSWRIYAQLGYSKDQFDAATWNETKWGGLKAGQVMAPPNPVFARIEQAIVNGEEEVPKKPVKSKKKIAQGVAEA, from the exons ATGGCGGCTAGAATAAACACCTCCATACAAACTTCCCTTTCGCTCTTAAACCCCTTTCACAATTCTCTCAATCTCAAACCCACCCATTTCAGAACCCGCCTCCATTTCTATCAAAATCTTTTGTCCTTCGCTTCTTATTCTTCGTCAAAACGAGCCATATTCTGTACCACTACGAGCAATTTCAATTCCCATGATACCGGAGCTGCAACAGACCCGTTTGTCATCACTACTCCACTTTATTATGTTAATGCTGCTCCTCATATGGGGAGTGCTTATACTACCATTGCTGCTGATGCCATTGCCCGGTTTCAG AGGCTGCTGGGAAAGAAAGTTATATTAATTACTGGCACAGATGAACATGGGGAGAAGATTGCCACAGCTGCTGCTACTCAAGGTTCTACCCCAAGTGAGCACTGTGATATAATCTCAGAGGCATACAAGACACTTTGGAAAGAT CTAGATGTAGCTTACGATAAGTTCATTCGGACAACTGATCCTAAACATGAGGCTATTGTAAAGGAATTTTATTCAAAGGTTCTTGCCAACGGAGATATTTATAGAGCTGATTATGAGGGACTCTATTGTGTCAATTGTGAAGAATACAAG GATGAGAAGGAACTTCTTGCTGACAATTGTTGTCCTATACATCTAAAACCCTGTGCTTCAAGGAAAGAAGACAATTACTTTTTTGCATTATCGAAATATCAAAGATTGCTTGAAGAAACTTTAACACAGAATCCAGGTTTTGTACAACCTGCCTTCCGTCTGAATGAG GTGCAAAGCTGGATTCGAAGTGGCCTAAAAGACTTCTCTATCTCCAGGGCATCGGTAGAATGGGGCATTCCAGTTCCCAAcgataaaaaacaaacaatttaTGTTTGGTTTGATGCATTATTAGG TTATATATCAGCACTTTCAGAAAATGGTGAGCAACCAAATTTACATAAAGTTGTTGCTTCTGGGTGGCCTGCCTCTTTACACTTGATTGGGAAG GATATTTTACGTTTTCACGCAGTTTATTGGCCTGCTATGCTAATGTCTGCTGGACTAAAACTTCCAAAGATGGTTTTTGGTCATGGGTTCTTGACAAAG GATGGCATGAAGATGGGCAAGTCATTAGGCAATACTCTCGAACCAAATGAACTGGTTGAGAAGTTTGGCTCTGATGCCGTTAGATATTTCTTTCTTCGAGAGGTGGAATTTGGTAGCGATGGGGACTATGCCGAGGATCGCTTCATCAATATCGTAAACGCTCATCTTGCAAATACAATAG GAAATCTGCTAAACCGAACTCTTGGACTCCTTAAAAAGAACTGTCAATCAACTTTGTTGGTTGATTCCACTGCTGCGGCTGACGGAAATGCTTTCAAGGACAAAGTTGAAGAGCTG GTTGTGAAAGCTCGGAATCATTACGAAGAACTCGCCCTTTCATCAGCTTGTGAGGCTGTGTTAGAGATTGGAAATGCTGGAAATTCCTACATGGATGAGCGAGCACCATGGTCTCTGTTCAAACAAGGTGGTGCCTCATCAAATGCTGCTGCAAAG GACCTTGTTCTTATACTCGAAGCTATGCGAATTATAGCCATTGCGCTATCCCCTGTGACACCACGCTTAAGCTGGAGAATATATGCGCAACTCGGCTACTCAAAGGACCAGTTTGATGCTGCAACATGg AATGAAACAAAGTGGGGAGGATTGAAGGCTGGTCAGGTCATGGCACCTCCAAATCCAGTCTTTGCCAGGATTGAACAAGCAATTGTTAATGGTGAAGAAGAAGTTCCTAAGAAACCAGTCAAAAGTAAGAAGAAAATAGCACAAGGGGTGGCAGAAGCCTAA